One part of the Mesorhizobium sp. M4B.F.Ca.ET.058.02.1.1 genome encodes these proteins:
- a CDS encoding alpha/beta fold hydrolase, with the protein MSADVMQIPELLADLAVKDIKVWVEGDRLRCNAPAGTLTAESTEQLRDRKGEIIAFLTMAAVAARQQSAIIPLQARGTRTPIYAVPGHIGAPFSFSDLSKHLGGDQPFYTLQPPGFDGQSEPMDCVEDIAEYFARQILEYQPTGPYIIAGYCSGAATALELAKILRQRGAEIPCTALFGPLHPTTYGESPRLLFFLAKRSADSFLREAAKLPTFGARLRFFGSRLRNLGERVRTLVTPIRKSNEPVPTDPVLASRARLKSTAITALRRYVPTPYSGRVCIFLPNKAWMRSGAAPRRWLRVVPHAEFYFGPEDCNDTLMLEEPDAPAIAELYRQATGQAERLR; encoded by the coding sequence ATGTCGGCGGACGTGATGCAGATCCCGGAGCTTCTCGCGGACCTCGCGGTCAAAGACATCAAGGTCTGGGTGGAGGGCGACCGGCTGCGGTGCAATGCCCCCGCAGGCACTCTGACGGCGGAGTCTACCGAACAGTTGCGGGACCGGAAGGGCGAAATCATCGCGTTTCTGACTATGGCCGCGGTGGCGGCCCGGCAACAGTCTGCAATCATTCCCCTGCAAGCTCGCGGAACACGCACGCCCATTTACGCCGTACCCGGGCATATCGGGGCGCCCTTCTCATTCTCGGACCTGTCTAAGCACCTGGGCGGCGATCAACCGTTTTACACACTCCAGCCGCCTGGCTTCGATGGGCAAAGCGAGCCGATGGACTGCGTCGAAGACATCGCCGAATATTTCGCCCGCCAGATCTTAGAATATCAGCCCACCGGTCCGTACATCATCGCCGGTTACTGCTCCGGCGCTGCAACCGCTCTCGAGCTGGCGAAAATCCTGCGCCAACGCGGAGCGGAGATCCCATGCACGGCGCTCTTTGGCCCGCTTCACCCCACCACCTATGGGGAATCGCCGCGTCTGCTCTTTTTCCTTGCCAAGCGTAGCGCCGATTCGTTCCTGCGAGAGGCAGCCAAGCTGCCGACATTCGGCGCCCGTCTCCGATTTTTCGGCAGTCGCCTCCGCAATCTCGGCGAGCGCGTCCGCACCCTCGTGACCCCCATTCGCAAGAGCAATGAGCCGGTCCCGACGGATCCGGTGCTGGCGAGCAGAGCTCGACTCAAATCCACGGCGATCACGGCTTTGCGGCGGTACGTTCCCACGCCGTATTCGGGCCGAGTTTGTATATTCCTTCCGAACAAGGCCTGGATGCGATCGGGTGCAGCACCGCGCCGATGGCTTCGAGTGGTGCCCCATGCCGAGTTCTATTTCGGGCCCGAGGACTGCAACGATACCCTTATGCTGGAGGAACCGGACGCACCTGCCATCGCAGAGCTTTATCGCCAAGCAACCGGGCAAGCTGAACGATTGAGGTGA